From the Teredinibacter turnerae T7901 genome, one window contains:
- a CDS encoding paraquat-inducible protein A translates to MAEQQFSDVQDAQPHAQQRDWLLCHSCGELQKVVSISPRHQMVCCNCDEVLHSAEPRRLELASALSVTALILFICANTLPFLTLDVGSQSQTVTILDGFFALLERQQWILAGVVITTIFLFPLIEIFAFLYLLIPYSYNRHLPGQCIVLRWLVIAESWSMLEVFMLAMVVGSVKMADMAVLHLDEGAYTFFALVAVLILTFVKLNRRHLWSWINTNNYFSMGPDEIVYDCRICHAMVGESIIDRTHECPRCHSEIHRRIPHSLQKSTALVIAAAVLYVPANVLPIMTYSTLGETETDTIFSGVVELIQQELWGVAIIVFTASILVPMAKLIILSYLIWSVKAGVKRGAKQRAFLFKLTEIVGRWSMVDVYVVTIFVSLVQFGFVYTVEPEAAIIAFGAVVILTMVAAEAFDPRLIWDVLDDKNSR, encoded by the coding sequence GTGGCTGAACAACAATTTTCTGATGTGCAAGACGCGCAGCCACATGCACAGCAACGCGACTGGCTTTTATGCCACTCCTGCGGCGAGTTGCAAAAAGTGGTTTCCATTTCACCGCGCCATCAAATGGTGTGCTGCAATTGCGATGAAGTACTCCATTCCGCTGAACCACGCAGGCTCGAGCTTGCGTCGGCACTTTCGGTTACCGCCTTAATACTTTTTATTTGTGCGAACACACTGCCGTTTCTGACCCTAGATGTTGGTTCTCAGAGCCAGACGGTTACCATCTTGGATGGCTTTTTTGCCCTGTTAGAACGCCAGCAATGGATTCTGGCGGGGGTAGTGATTACCACAATATTTTTATTTCCGCTGATTGAAATTTTCGCGTTTTTGTACCTGTTAATCCCTTACAGCTACAACCGGCATCTGCCGGGGCAGTGCATAGTGCTGCGCTGGCTGGTGATCGCCGAGTCCTGGAGCATGCTCGAAGTTTTTATGCTTGCGATGGTGGTGGGATCGGTAAAAATGGCTGATATGGCAGTGCTTCATCTGGATGAAGGCGCCTATACGTTTTTTGCGCTAGTCGCGGTACTGATACTCACATTTGTTAAGTTAAACCGTCGCCATCTGTGGTCATGGATCAATACCAATAATTATTTTTCCATGGGTCCGGATGAAATTGTGTACGACTGCCGCATTTGTCACGCGATGGTGGGAGAGTCCATTATCGATCGCACCCATGAATGCCCGCGCTGCCATTCCGAAATTCACCGGCGTATTCCGCACAGCCTGCAAAAGTCGACCGCGCTTGTTATTGCGGCAGCGGTGCTTTACGTTCCGGCGAATGTGCTGCCTATCATGACCTATTCCACTCTCGGAGAAACCGAAACGGACACGATATTTTCCGGTGTGGTCGAGCTGATCCAGCAAGAGCTGTGGGGGGTTGCGATTATTGTATTTACCGCCAGTATCCTTGTACCCATGGCGAAACTCATTATACTCAGCTACCTCATTTGGTCGGTCAAAGCCGGCGTCAAGCGGGGCGCTAAGCAGCGCGCCTTTCTTTTTAAGTTGACAGAAATTGTCGGCCGTTGGTCGATGGTCGATGTCTATGTGGTTACAATTTTCGTTTCGTTGGTTCAGTTCGGTTTTGTGTACACTGTCGAGCCGGAAGCCGCGATTATCGCATTTGGCGCCGTTGTGATTTTGACTATGGTCGCCGCGGAAGCGTTTGATCCCCGATTGATTTGGGACGTGTTGGATGACAAGAATTCTAGATAA
- a CDS encoding FAD-dependent monooxygenase, protein MKEPDLTTQIAIVGGGMVGLTLALSLVRNEATQHVSVMLIEAGTPVEEFHGAQFDPRVVALSEASIQQLQKLDVWPMVVGKRACPYSSMSVWDGEGTGNIQFHARDLHRDTLGYIVENSVLVRSLAERVRSSGRVRVLDRTTVVGIEVQGSVHEPAVVLSLRDSSDSTLTLNADLVIAADGARSQLRELAGFATREWDYGHAAIVTTVEVAASHEHTCWQRFTQDGPIALLPLQKMPGFNRADSHYCSLVWSAKTSLAQELMALEDGAFCQALARAFEYRLGEIKSVQHRVSIPLRQRHAKTYTKPGIALVGDAAHTIHPLAGQGVNLGYYDVAALTAEIARASERQIPLTDGSILRRYQRARQTHNLAAMASMEGFKRLFGADNLPLRWLRNQGMTFVNNQFLLKKQLAKIAAGQLSG, encoded by the coding sequence ATGAAAGAGCCAGACCTGACAACGCAGATCGCCATCGTCGGCGGCGGAATGGTAGGTTTGACGCTGGCCCTCAGCTTGGTGCGCAACGAGGCAACGCAGCATGTGTCTGTGATGTTGATCGAGGCGGGCACGCCAGTAGAGGAATTTCATGGAGCCCAGTTTGATCCGCGCGTTGTCGCGCTGTCGGAAGCATCGATTCAACAGCTACAAAAACTGGATGTGTGGCCGATGGTGGTGGGCAAGCGCGCTTGCCCCTACTCGTCCATGTCTGTTTGGGACGGTGAGGGTACCGGTAATATCCAGTTCCACGCGCGCGATCTACACCGGGATACTCTCGGATATATTGTGGAAAACAGTGTGCTAGTGCGCAGCTTAGCCGAACGGGTGCGATCGTCTGGGCGTGTCAGGGTTTTGGATCGCACTACTGTGGTTGGTATTGAGGTGCAAGGTTCTGTGCACGAGCCTGCGGTAGTGCTGAGCTTGCGTGATAGCAGCGATTCCACATTAACGCTGAACGCGGATTTAGTGATCGCCGCTGATGGCGCGCGCTCGCAATTACGCGAGCTCGCCGGGTTCGCCACCCGCGAATGGGATTATGGCCATGCCGCAATTGTCACTACGGTGGAGGTCGCGGCCAGTCACGAGCACACCTGCTGGCAGCGTTTCACGCAAGATGGGCCAATTGCCTTGCTGCCACTGCAGAAAATGCCCGGGTTTAACCGCGCCGACAGCCATTATTGTTCATTGGTCTGGTCAGCCAAAACGTCTTTGGCGCAAGAGTTAATGGCGCTGGAGGACGGCGCTTTCTGTCAGGCGCTGGCTCGTGCCTTCGAGTACCGGTTAGGTGAAATCAAGTCGGTCCAGCACCGGGTCAGCATACCGCTGCGCCAGCGCCATGCGAAAACCTACACTAAGCCTGGAATCGCGTTAGTGGGGGATGCCGCGCACACTATTCACCCCCTGGCAGGGCAAGGCGTGAATCTTGGCTATTACGATGTGGCTGCGCTGACGGCAGAGATCGCCCGCGCGAGCGAACGGCAGATTCCCCTCACCGATGGAAGTATTTTGCGGCGTTACCAGCGCGCGCGTCAGACTCACAATCTTGCCGCGATGGCATCCATGGAAGGCTTTAAACGGCTTTTTGGCGCAGACAATTTGCCTTTACGCTGGTTGCGCAATCAGGGAATGACCTTTGTGAATAACCAGTTTTTACTGAAGAAACAATTAGCGAAGATTGCGGCGGGGCAGTTGAGTGGCTGA
- a CDS encoding PqiC family protein, whose amino-acid sequence MSNLLRCGLVAGLLMSFAGCGVSGPKTQYYSLFPGVEANQETRLEGDDLSFGVGPIILPEYLQQTSIVSRNAGQQLTVSGVNAWGGDLNATLSRVLATNLSTLWQQDDVWAFPWDTRARPNYQIRIVFEDFSGVRGGKVTLKARWLLLGNKGKQQLAVGSQELSESTSSNSAEAYVSVLNNLLKRFSISLSKEVKKELIAHEENEGH is encoded by the coding sequence ATGAGTAACTTATTGCGTTGTGGACTTGTAGCCGGTTTGCTGATGAGTTTTGCGGGCTGCGGTGTCAGTGGCCCAAAAACTCAATATTATTCGCTTTTTCCCGGGGTGGAAGCCAATCAGGAAACCCGCCTGGAAGGGGATGATTTGTCATTCGGCGTTGGCCCTATTATCTTGCCTGAATACCTCCAGCAGACTTCGATTGTAAGCCGCAATGCAGGGCAGCAGCTCACCGTGTCCGGGGTGAATGCCTGGGGTGGTGATCTCAATGCGACACTGTCCCGTGTGTTGGCGACAAACCTGTCCACCCTATGGCAGCAGGATGATGTATGGGCTTTTCCCTGGGATACGCGCGCGCGGCCGAATTATCAGATTCGAATTGTTTTCGAAGATTTTTCTGGTGTTCGTGGCGGCAAGGTCACATTAAAAGCCCGCTGGTTGCTGTTGGGTAACAAGGGCAAGCAGCAGTTGGCTGTTGGTTCGCAGGAATTAAGCGAATCAACCAGTTCTAATTCTGCCGAAGCCTACGTAAGCGTATTAAATAATTTGCTAAAAAGATTTTCTATAAGTCTATCCAAAGAGGTTAAAAAGGAGCTTATTGCGCATGAGGAGAATGAAGGCCACTAG
- a CDS encoding class I SAM-dependent methyltransferase: MTFFNDFFHANRIKGFLAAEEGLALYEHALTVATTGPCLEIGSYCGKSAVYLGRACQQTENTLYAVDHHRGSEEHQPGEEYHDQDLYDARTRQMDSFPAFRRTLRLARLDDCVVPVVASSELSLRHWATPLGLVFIDGGHSPAMAMADVTGWATKLAAGGLLCIHDIYPTPEDGGQGPRLAMQAVLDSGGFTLVNRVASLAVLQRS, from the coding sequence ATGACTTTTTTTAATGATTTTTTTCACGCCAACCGGATCAAAGGCTTTTTGGCGGCTGAAGAAGGGTTGGCATTGTACGAACACGCGCTTACGGTTGCGACGACGGGGCCGTGCCTGGAAATTGGCAGTTATTGCGGCAAGTCTGCGGTATATCTGGGGCGCGCATGCCAGCAAACAGAGAACACGCTCTATGCGGTAGATCACCACCGTGGTTCGGAAGAACACCAGCCGGGCGAAGAATATCACGACCAGGATTTATACGATGCGCGCACCAGGCAAATGGACAGTTTTCCTGCGTTTCGGCGCACCCTGCGGTTGGCGCGCCTGGACGATTGCGTGGTTCCCGTGGTGGCCAGTTCCGAGCTTAGCTTGCGGCATTGGGCAACGCCCTTGGGTCTGGTGTTTATCGACGGCGGTCACAGCCCGGCAATGGCAATGGCCGATGTGACCGGCTGGGCCACGAAGCTGGCCGCGGGCGGCCTGCTGTGTATTCACGATATTTACCCTACACCGGAAGACGGTGGGCAGGGGCCGCGGCTGGCGATGCAGGCGGTGCTGGACAGCGGCGGGTTTACGCTGGTGAATCGGGTGGCGTCTCTGGCGGTGTTACAGCGCAGCTAG
- a CDS encoding acyltransferase → MRRNHQPWAVKFILNALNHFYVERILRPQFDRLGKCPAMLKPRSIKLTGHQIYAGDYLHIISSAEQPVTLTCWRSKQHDGKIELGNYCLISPGVKIAAAEQISIGDNCMLAAEVSISDCDWHGLYNRVRPFRCSAPVTLENNVWIGLRAIIGKGVTIGENSVVGAGAVVTGNVPPNVVVAGNPATVVKHLSPGKRYLKRDYLFQQAGDDFWNKQQALEKAFNRSNRWWYWLKTWVAPGDND, encoded by the coding sequence GTGAGACGCAACCACCAGCCTTGGGCAGTTAAATTTATATTAAATGCGTTGAATCACTTTTATGTTGAACGCATTCTGCGCCCGCAATTTGATCGGCTCGGCAAATGCCCGGCCATGCTTAAACCGCGCAGTATAAAACTGACCGGCCATCAAATATACGCGGGCGATTATCTCCATATCATCAGCAGCGCCGAACAACCGGTTACCCTCACCTGCTGGCGAAGCAAGCAGCACGATGGAAAAATTGAGCTGGGCAATTACTGCCTGATTTCACCCGGCGTTAAAATTGCTGCCGCAGAGCAGATAAGTATCGGGGACAACTGCATGCTGGCCGCCGAAGTCAGCATTAGCGATTGCGACTGGCACGGTCTGTACAATCGGGTGCGCCCGTTTCGCTGCAGTGCACCAGTTACGCTGGAAAACAATGTGTGGATTGGGTTGCGGGCGATTATTGGGAAGGGAGTCACTATTGGCGAAAACAGCGTGGTCGGCGCTGGCGCAGTGGTTACCGGCAACGTGCCGCCCAATGTGGTGGTCGCAGGTAATCCAGCGACCGTCGTTAAGCATTTATCGCCAGGCAAGCGCTATTTAAAAAGGGACTATTTATTTCAACAGGCCGGCGACGACTTCTGGAATAAACAACAGGCGCTGGAAAAGGCGTTTAACCGTAGCAACCGCTGGTGGTACTGGCTAAAAACATGGGTCGCCCCTGGTGACAACGACTAG
- a CDS encoding energy transducer TonB, translating into MFNIRNFLFGLCLLGPVISCSVFAVTFEQAMTYYVNKQYEQAYGAFEELAALGNERAQLNLGVMYARGEFFERDFIESAAWLKLSNATLRNDSATKILKIISAKLSEEDQSTANARYKELSVKYGREAVNQRLFPESAIDEVSEFAEAVPLKKRRPKFPRMELYVPGIVDIQYSIATDGTVRNITVLNATENVFARSSIEAIRHNLFKPATINGKPVPESGRRARFNYTLSGDKLNAKGLRTVVDPLREKAEQGGGLDKYLYAYTLSILKSAVGVLDDSEGASLDPSADWFKKAAQDGNRLAKFELGLDLSYGKQCRADSKKSYFWLEQAADEGVMDAQVFLGSELLHGGRFEKDVDKGLEMLTRAADDGYDDAILKLAWIMATHPDANIRDPQKALAYLNSFNNDDYIDELTVFETQAVVYALTGKNAEAKKALKKAMKYRKKYELPDGITGDIAKAFDAGKPYLQDIL; encoded by the coding sequence ATGTTTAATATACGTAATTTTTTATTTGGGCTTTGTCTGCTTGGGCCTGTAATTTCATGTTCCGTGTTTGCGGTAACGTTTGAACAGGCCATGACCTACTACGTCAATAAGCAGTATGAACAGGCCTATGGCGCATTTGAGGAACTGGCCGCACTGGGCAATGAGCGGGCACAGTTGAATCTGGGTGTTATGTACGCTCGCGGTGAATTTTTCGAGCGCGATTTCATTGAATCAGCAGCCTGGCTAAAATTGTCGAACGCCACTCTGCGAAACGATAGCGCAACTAAGATTTTAAAGATAATTTCGGCGAAACTGAGCGAAGAGGACCAATCAACAGCTAATGCTCGGTACAAAGAATTGTCGGTAAAATATGGGCGTGAAGCAGTGAATCAGCGTCTTTTTCCCGAGTCGGCTATTGACGAAGTTTCCGAATTCGCAGAGGCGGTGCCGCTTAAGAAACGTCGACCCAAATTTCCCCGGATGGAGCTGTATGTACCTGGGATTGTCGATATACAATATTCGATTGCCACCGATGGTACGGTCCGTAATATTACTGTTTTGAACGCTACAGAAAACGTTTTCGCAAGAAGTTCTATAGAAGCCATTCGGCACAACTTGTTTAAGCCAGCGACGATTAACGGCAAACCGGTTCCAGAATCAGGTCGAAGAGCGCGTTTCAACTATACGTTATCCGGCGATAAGTTAAATGCAAAAGGTTTGCGGACTGTGGTTGACCCGCTGCGCGAAAAGGCGGAACAGGGTGGGGGGTTGGACAAATATCTGTACGCCTACACTCTCAGCATACTTAAGTCTGCGGTGGGGGTTTTGGATGATTCTGAGGGCGCGTCGCTGGACCCCTCTGCTGACTGGTTTAAAAAGGCCGCGCAAGACGGCAACAGGCTCGCCAAATTCGAATTAGGTCTGGATCTATCCTACGGCAAACAATGCCGTGCGGATTCCAAAAAATCGTATTTCTGGTTGGAGCAAGCCGCAGACGAAGGTGTGATGGATGCGCAGGTTTTTCTGGGCTCAGAATTACTGCATGGCGGCCGTTTCGAGAAGGATGTCGATAAAGGCCTGGAAATGCTCACCCGTGCGGCAGACGATGGATACGATGATGCCATTCTTAAATTGGCGTGGATCATGGCTACCCACCCGGACGCCAATATCCGCGATCCGCAAAAGGCGTTGGCGTACCTGAACAGTTTTAACAACGATGATTACATAGACGAACTTACGGTATTTGAGACGCAAGCAGTTGTTTACGCGTTAACCGGTAAAAACGCGGAAGCGAAAAAAGCGCTCAAGAAAGCGATGAAATACCGTAAAAAATACGAGCTTCCCGATGGCATAACCGGTGATATTGCCAAGGCTTTCGATGCGGGCAAGCCTTACCTTCAGGACATTCTGTAG
- the pepP gene encoding Xaa-Pro aminopeptidase — protein MSITKQEFARRRKTLMAQMEPNSIAIVPAAKEKNRSRDTDFPFRQDNDFFYLTGFSEPAAVLVLVPEREHGEFVLFCREKDIEKEIWDGYRAGPEGACKDFGADDAFPIDDIDDILPGLIEGRERVYYAMGKDADFDRRVMGWVNQIRAQVRAGAIPPGEFLDLDHHLHDMRLFKSAAELRLMEKAAEISAAAHTQAMKTCAAGRFEYELEAEIKYVCALNGGREQAYNSIVGGGRNACVLHYVENNQKLKSGDLVLIDAGCEYENYASDITRTFPVSGKFSAEQKAIYEIVLAAQLAAIDKVKPGNHWNEPHDASVKTIVEGLLDLGLLKGKLKTNIEKETYKMFYMHRIGHWLGMDVHDVGDYKVGDEWRVLEPGMVMTVEPGIYVPPDNKKIPEKWRGIGVRIEDDVAVTKEGNKILTAGVPKTVAEIEKLMRGRKAKAA, from the coding sequence ATGAGTATTACTAAGCAGGAATTCGCGCGTCGGCGCAAAACCCTAATGGCTCAGATGGAGCCAAACAGCATCGCGATTGTACCCGCGGCGAAAGAGAAAAACCGTTCACGGGATACTGACTTTCCGTTCCGCCAGGACAACGACTTTTTTTATTTAACGGGTTTTTCCGAGCCGGCAGCGGTATTGGTCCTGGTTCCTGAGCGTGAGCATGGCGAGTTTGTGTTGTTCTGCCGTGAAAAAGATATAGAGAAAGAAATCTGGGACGGCTACCGCGCAGGTCCAGAGGGCGCCTGTAAAGATTTCGGCGCGGACGACGCTTTTCCCATCGACGATATCGACGATATTTTGCCTGGCTTGATTGAAGGCCGCGAACGCGTTTACTACGCGATGGGCAAGGACGCCGATTTTGATCGCCGCGTGATGGGCTGGGTAAACCAGATTCGCGCCCAGGTACGCGCGGGTGCGATTCCACCCGGCGAATTTCTCGATCTCGATCACCATCTCCACGATATGCGCCTGTTTAAAAGTGCGGCTGAGCTGCGTCTGATGGAGAAGGCCGCAGAGATATCTGCCGCTGCGCACACGCAGGCGATGAAAACCTGCGCTGCGGGTCGCTTCGAGTACGAATTGGAAGCTGAAATAAAATACGTATGCGCGCTCAACGGCGGCCGCGAACAGGCGTACAACTCCATCGTTGGCGGCGGTCGCAATGCGTGTGTATTGCATTACGTTGAAAACAATCAGAAGTTGAAGTCTGGCGATCTGGTCTTAATCGACGCTGGTTGTGAATACGAAAATTACGCGTCTGATATTACCCGCACCTTCCCGGTGAGCGGTAAATTCTCCGCAGAGCAAAAAGCGATCTACGAGATTGTGTTAGCTGCGCAGCTAGCTGCAATTGACAAGGTTAAGCCCGGTAACCACTGGAATGAACCGCACGATGCATCAGTCAAAACTATCGTCGAAGGGCTGCTCGACCTGGGGTTGCTCAAGGGCAAGCTAAAAACCAATATCGAGAAAGAGACGTACAAAATGTTCTACATGCATCGTATTGGGCACTGGCTCGGGATGGATGTGCACGATGTAGGCGATTACAAAGTGGGCGACGAATGGCGGGTGTTGGAGCCGGGCATGGTGATGACGGTCGAGCCTGGTATTTATGTTCCACCCGACAATAAAAAAATCCCGGAAAAATGGCGGGGCATTGGTGTGCGTATCGAAGATGATGTTGCTGTAACCAAAGAGGGCAACAAAATCCTGACTGCGGGGGTACCTAAAACCGTTGCAGAAATCGAGAAACTCATGCGCGGACGCAAAGCAAAAGCTGCATAA
- a CDS encoding intermembrane transport protein PqiB: MTRILDKAVVRKVSTISPVWIVPVVAVLIALWLAVQARLERGAEVEITFENASDIIAGQTQIKLKEVNVGEVTKVRLSPDLKHVVVTAQLDRDMTPHLSENTRFWVVTPRVSATGVSNLGTLISGVYIIMDPGAAGEYQTRFQGLDEAPGFESDEPGTQYVLQAEELGSLDIGSPIYFRQIRVGEVTGYKLSGTMEHVDIHMFIRAPYDSMVQTRSRFWNVSGFGVSINADGMKARMESLASLISGGIAFDNAAGFENVQVAPDGHRFYLYPDRESVLEGRFNIKYYYQLKFSGSVRGLTVGAPVEFRGIKVGEVVDVVLASAENVSDSLLVYIAMEPERLEPDDSPTREEVDERMETMVNQGLRAQMSTASLITGSRFIDLVFVDDAEPVEFVRSENYSEIPTVPDSMEQLSSQATDILAKINKIPFDKIGTELAGSLESLNNLLTTLDKQNTAGKLDTTMDNLQQTMASANEALQQMTQVMDSVDQMVAPDSEFKYEFTEMAKSVSDAARSLQLFMDELNRHPTSLISGKEKDE; encoded by the coding sequence ATGACAAGAATTCTAGATAAAGCCGTAGTTCGTAAAGTTTCGACCATTTCCCCCGTTTGGATTGTGCCCGTGGTGGCGGTATTGATCGCCCTGTGGCTGGCCGTGCAGGCGCGCCTAGAGCGCGGCGCAGAAGTGGAAATCACCTTTGAAAATGCTTCCGATATTATTGCGGGGCAAACCCAAATAAAGCTGAAAGAAGTGAATGTGGGGGAAGTGACCAAGGTTCGCCTGAGCCCAGACCTGAAGCATGTGGTCGTGACCGCACAGCTTGATCGCGATATGACGCCCCACCTGAGCGAAAATACCCGCTTCTGGGTGGTAACGCCGCGGGTGAGCGCTACCGGTGTATCTAACCTGGGAACCTTGATTTCCGGAGTGTACATAATTATGGACCCGGGTGCGGCCGGCGAGTATCAAACCCGCTTTCAGGGGCTGGACGAAGCGCCGGGTTTTGAGTCGGACGAGCCTGGAACGCAATACGTTTTACAGGCAGAAGAGCTGGGCTCGCTGGATATAGGCTCGCCAATTTATTTCCGCCAGATTCGCGTGGGAGAGGTGACCGGCTACAAGCTTTCGGGCACCATGGAACATGTGGATATTCACATGTTTATCCGCGCACCCTACGACAGCATGGTGCAAACACGCAGCCGATTCTGGAATGTGAGTGGCTTTGGTGTGTCCATCAATGCCGACGGCATGAAGGCGCGCATGGAATCTCTCGCATCGTTAATCAGTGGCGGCATTGCGTTCGATAATGCAGCCGGATTCGAGAATGTGCAGGTCGCACCCGACGGTCACCGTTTTTACCTCTACCCCGACAGAGAATCCGTGCTCGAGGGTCGCTTCAATATTAAATACTATTATCAGCTTAAGTTTTCCGGCAGCGTGCGCGGTTTAACTGTAGGCGCACCAGTAGAGTTCCGCGGCATTAAGGTGGGCGAAGTGGTTGATGTGGTATTGGCGTCTGCGGAGAACGTCAGCGACAGTTTGCTGGTGTATATTGCAATGGAACCGGAGCGGCTCGAACCGGACGATTCACCAACCCGTGAAGAGGTTGATGAGCGTATGGAGACCATGGTAAACCAGGGGTTGCGTGCGCAGATGAGCACAGCGAGTCTGATTACCGGCTCTCGCTTTATCGACCTGGTATTTGTCGACGATGCCGAGCCAGTGGAATTTGTGCGCTCCGAAAATTATTCGGAAATCCCCACAGTGCCGGATAGCATGGAACAACTGAGTAGCCAGGCTACGGATATACTCGCTAAAATTAACAAGATACCTTTCGATAAAATCGGCACCGAACTGGCAGGCAGCCTCGAGAGCCTGAATAATTTGCTAACAACGCTGGATAAACAAAATACCGCCGGCAAGCTCGACACCACCATGGACAACCTGCAACAAACCATGGCTTCTGCCAACGAAGCCCTGCAGCAGATGACCCAGGTAATGGACAGCGTCGATCAGATGGTCGCCCCGGATTCCGAGTTTAAATACGAATTTACTGAAATGGCGAAATCGGTATCCGATGCTGCACGCTCGCTCCAATTATTTATGGATGAACTCAATCGCCATCCGACATCGCTGATTTCCGGGAAAGAAAAAGATGAGTAA
- the ubiH gene encoding 2-octaprenyl-6-methoxyphenyl hydroxylase, giving the protein MTEVAATRKLQDIVVVGGGMVGLTQALLLAHQIPDAEITLVESLPVNMQDVRQPSFDARATALSPATVDVLQKLALWPFLESSAQPITRVHVSDRGHVGQTEYRQDENSGRALGYVIENRRFGAELTAACLRTSNISILAPAEVLRVTPVRAGVELVVRQASEHTVLAAQLVIIADGANSPLREKLGIGIDQHDYRQAAVIANLSFSEPHHGAAFERFTEEGPLAILPMVSADGRSQSHRAALVWTRPAAQLEETLGLDDAAFIDQLQARFGYRLGRCSRVGERSSYPLKMVFAREQVRRGIVFMGNAAHFLHPVAGQGFNLALRDCAQLAALLVQAWSRKQPLGDLTLLQEYLSQQAVDQKITAQLSHNFIQVFASHHPLLQLARNAGLLGISLLPGLKQEFFKQMMGQALPRAEFQPIEKQEMVG; this is encoded by the coding sequence ATGACAGAAGTGGCCGCGACACGCAAACTACAGGATATTGTCGTAGTGGGTGGTGGTATGGTGGGGCTCACGCAAGCGTTGCTCCTCGCTCACCAGATACCCGACGCGGAGATTACCCTCGTTGAGAGCCTGCCTGTGAACATGCAGGACGTGCGTCAGCCGAGTTTCGATGCCCGCGCCACAGCGCTGTCGCCAGCCACGGTTGACGTGCTGCAAAAATTGGCCTTGTGGCCATTTCTCGAATCATCTGCCCAGCCGATCACGCGCGTTCATGTGAGCGACCGGGGCCACGTGGGTCAAACAGAATATCGACAAGACGAAAACTCCGGCCGTGCGTTGGGCTATGTGATAGAAAATCGTCGGTTCGGCGCAGAGTTAACGGCAGCCTGTTTACGCACCAGTAATATCTCGATCCTTGCGCCGGCGGAGGTTCTTCGTGTTACGCCGGTGCGCGCGGGTGTTGAATTGGTTGTGAGGCAGGCGTCGGAGCACACGGTATTGGCCGCGCAATTAGTGATTATTGCCGATGGTGCGAATTCGCCCTTGCGTGAAAAGCTCGGCATCGGTATTGACCAGCACGATTATCGCCAGGCCGCAGTGATCGCCAATCTCAGCTTTTCTGAACCTCATCATGGCGCCGCGTTCGAGCGCTTCACTGAAGAAGGTCCACTGGCGATTTTGCCGATGGTGTCCGCCGATGGTCGTTCGCAGTCGCACCGCGCGGCGCTGGTGTGGACACGCCCGGCGGCGCAGCTGGAAGAAACACTGGGCCTGGATGATGCTGCTTTTATTGACCAGTTGCAGGCGCGATTTGGTTATCGTCTCGGGCGCTGTTCTCGCGTGGGTGAGCGCAGTAGTTATCCGCTTAAAATGGTGTTCGCGCGTGAGCAGGTGCGTCGAGGCATTGTGTTCATGGGTAATGCCGCGCATTTTTTACACCCGGTTGCCGGGCAGGGTTTTAACCTTGCATTGCGCGATTGTGCTCAGTTGGCAGCGCTACTTGTGCAAGCCTGGAGTCGCAAACAGCCCCTCGGTGACCTGACGCTGCTGCAGGAATATTTGTCGCAGCAAGCGGTGGATCAGAAAATCACCGCCCAGCTCAGCCACAATTTTATTCAAGTGTTTGCCAGTCACCACCCTTTGTTACAGCTGGCTCGCAATGCCGGCCTGCTGGGTATCTCATTGCTCCCAGGGCTAAAGCAGGAATTTTTTAAACAAATGATGGGGCAGGCTCTGCCGCGGGCTGAATTTCAACCAATAGAGAAACAGGAAATGGTCGGATGA